In the Opitutaceae bacterium genome, one interval contains:
- a CDS encoding LacI family DNA-binding transcriptional regulator — protein MSIGKPDRPISSTSALARHLGLSRWTISRVLNGHAGVREETVIRVREAMKDLGFVPSVMARGLRGGRTGLIGISFQGFDIPIFVQKVAVLQTALRRVGLRSLIELTDRDPGLERDVAAHFVSVGVEGIVLVGGPAGSGTGGVVDFLRDRAIPTVIIDPGVSVPLPTVEMDRGEGMRLILHHLRQLGHRRPVLLGLDRTIAYGPSRWRGIDSVAVEEGLDPASAFTTILEETVDAMDYDYGRRLADRVLGLSPRPTALVALNDQVAIGAMARLQESGIEIPRDLSMVGFDNLEVSAHVSPSLTTIDQRVTVLMQAGIDLLRNQMDSGFGAAVKPVRIKPNLVIRRSTGPAPRGA, from the coding sequence ATGTCAATCGGAAAGCCGGATCGGCCGATTTCTTCGACCTCGGCGCTTGCGCGACACCTCGGGCTTTCCCGTTGGACGATTTCGCGGGTGCTCAACGGTCATGCCGGCGTGCGGGAGGAAACGGTGATCCGGGTCCGGGAGGCGATGAAGGATCTGGGATTCGTCCCCAGTGTGATGGCGCGGGGCCTGCGTGGCGGCCGGACCGGTCTGATCGGGATCTCGTTCCAGGGATTCGACATCCCGATTTTCGTCCAGAAAGTCGCGGTTCTCCAGACCGCCTTGAGGCGCGTGGGTCTTCGTTCGCTGATTGAGTTGACTGATCGGGATCCCGGGCTTGAGCGCGATGTGGCGGCCCATTTTGTGTCGGTCGGTGTGGAAGGAATCGTGCTGGTTGGTGGACCGGCGGGGAGCGGGACGGGCGGAGTGGTCGACTTCCTGCGGGATCGGGCCATCCCCACCGTGATCATCGATCCCGGCGTCTCGGTCCCTCTTCCGACGGTCGAGATGGACCGTGGCGAAGGCATGCGCTTGATTCTTCATCATCTCAGACAACTGGGCCACCGCCGGCCGGTCCTGCTCGGGCTCGACCGGACGATCGCCTATGGTCCCAGCCGATGGCGGGGCATTGATTCGGTGGCGGTGGAGGAGGGGCTTGATCCGGCGTCGGCCTTCACGACGATCCTCGAAGAAACGGTTGACGCGATGGACTACGACTACGGCCGGCGCCTCGCGGATCGGGTCCTAGGATTGAGCCCGCGACCGACCGCCCTGGTGGCATTGAACGACCAGGTTGCGATCGGGGCGATGGCCCGCCTGCAGGAATCGGGGATCGAGATTCCGCGAGATTTGTCCATGGTCGGATTCGACAACCTGGAAGTGTCCGCCCATGTATCGCCGTCCCTGACGACAATCGATCAACGGGTGACAGTGCTGATGCAGGCGGGAATCGACCTGCTCAGGAACCAGATGGACTCGGGATTTGGCGCGGCGGTCAAGCCGGTCCGGATCAAACCCAACCTGGTAATCAGGCGGTCCACCGGCCCGGCACCGAGAGGTGCCTGA
- a CDS encoding tagaturonate epimerase family protein, whose protein sequence is MISNPIPMTPQPSPLGLTKSFGFGDRLGLATPGHLSAVSKSDFAPIFAQQSIREMDRTQRTPIEVMDAARTALEHAGFKGTWGADADHLKTEADIDVTAAVGFCLFTLDPSAYVENRADTMPADELEARIASMVADGVLPENWMEAYVNRPFEFDQGEPLVFSSEELSRAAVKYGRAIHHCERLNRHIESTVPGNRQEIEVSVDETDSPTSPLEHLFFALELRRRKVRVVSLAPRFVGAFEKGIDYIGDLRAFESDLERHVAIARAYGPYKISIHSGSDKFSIYPVIGRVCGSLLHVKTAGTSYLEALRVVCRTDPALFDSIAEYSRSRFDADKHSYHISTTTGQIDRLFTDGGAREDRFLETIPGRQLLHVTFGSVLTVGKLPSGRTFHDALLENLNREADLYREVLDHHLGRHLSGLNQG, encoded by the coding sequence GTGATAAGCAACCCAATTCCCATGACACCCCAACCCTCACCTCTTGGTTTGACCAAATCCTTCGGCTTTGGCGACCGGCTCGGTCTGGCCACCCCCGGGCATCTTTCCGCTGTATCCAAGTCCGACTTTGCGCCGATTTTCGCGCAACAATCGATCCGCGAAATGGACCGGACCCAACGCACGCCAATCGAAGTCATGGACGCCGCCCGGACCGCTCTGGAACACGCCGGCTTCAAGGGCACCTGGGGTGCGGATGCGGACCACCTGAAGACGGAGGCGGACATCGACGTGACTGCGGCAGTGGGATTCTGCCTCTTCACCCTCGATCCCTCCGCCTACGTGGAGAACCGGGCGGACACAATGCCCGCCGACGAACTGGAGGCCCGAATCGCTTCTATGGTGGCCGACGGCGTGCTTCCCGAAAACTGGATGGAGGCCTACGTCAACCGTCCATTTGAGTTCGACCAGGGTGAACCGTTGGTTTTCTCGAGCGAGGAACTCAGCCGCGCCGCGGTGAAATACGGACGGGCCATTCATCACTGTGAACGTCTCAACCGCCATATCGAGTCGACCGTGCCCGGCAACCGGCAGGAAATCGAGGTCTCGGTCGACGAAACCGACTCCCCCACTTCGCCGCTCGAACACCTCTTCTTCGCGCTCGAACTGAGACGCAGGAAAGTCCGGGTGGTCAGCCTCGCTCCCCGCTTTGTCGGAGCCTTCGAGAAGGGAATCGACTATATCGGGGACCTCCGGGCATTTGAATCCGATCTCGAACGCCATGTCGCCATTGCCCGCGCCTACGGCCCCTACAAGATCAGCATCCACAGCGGATCGGACAAGTTCTCCATCTACCCGGTCATCGGCCGGGTCTGCGGCTCGTTGCTTCATGTCAAGACGGCCGGCACCAGCTATCTTGAAGCCCTGCGCGTCGTCTGCCGGACCGATCCCGCCCTCTTCGACTCGATTGCCGAATACAGCCGATCCCGATTCGATGCGGACAAGCACAGTTATCATATCTCCACCACCACCGGGCAGATTGACCGGCTCTTCACGGATGGAGGCGCTCGGGAAGACCGCTTTCTCGAGACGATCCCCGGGAGACAGCTGCTCCACGTGACTTTCGGTTCGGTCCTCACCGTCGGAAAATTGCCGTCCGGCCGGACCTTCCATGACGCCCTCCTCGAGAATCTCAACCGTGAGGCCGACCTCTACCGCGAGGTCCTCGATCATCATCTCGGCCGCCACCTCAGCGGGCTGAACCAGGGGTGA